From Prevotella melaninogenica, the proteins below share one genomic window:
- a CDS encoding carboxypeptidase-like regulatory domain-containing protein: protein MKKYIILCLLILLVQSISAQRIVEGVVTDVGGHPVSAAIIKTVDATTKKTLHFCQTDTKGKFTITAQEGNILSISAISYKKQELKVTMDMPTQHITLEEDTKTLSEITVKAKPIKIKGDTIQYLLTTYKKEGDRTLADVLARVPGFDVNKENGEIQYEGKSISNFYIEGMNLMGGKYGLATKSLPQEDVATVEVMKHHQPIRVLDDFTYSDDNAINIRMKQGAKARWMTSYSGGIGLKSHGGLWNFETFAMRLKPSFQTILTYKTNNIGKNIRRETDKLLSFDELQSPLSAMLSLPSPSPLLLKGRSLFNRSHAVSLNALQRIDENSQVSVQVTFANDRNEATSLRHSDFYTNSGIKTIENRKQYLEKSNDLFAKIKYENNAKNHYLKNELSGDFSWNKQWLNEQGTHPHKMMGNLPIYTLKDNFSIMKKYGKRLVTLQSKNIMDVRPQQLYVDSLVQSINQHYYETNTDVRGSFRIGKFILSGQIGVNAGEHRFTSDLVGVPDSVGLLMGKSSFTFASFYANPSIEYMVKDFDFTLSGDMSYNHYKYSLDNGQSKVLFSPNFHIRWNATATWTFSADASINTMQINAAQFYPTLVLQDYQYMNKGLAGYNLNKEKSLGIGVVYSDALKGTSIRLRITKSFGNSPYTSTQDFVGNYIVESLTPEETKYNSWSMFLMGSQGIGFLKGKLNVKALYNAMNSYLVQNSQRMPYDTKNLNITSNLDIGLIKGVDLNYKLTYGFHQMKMPAFGKTSNLNSWKHEGSLRLPLCKVLSLETLTEYYHNEVPQKKFKDMFFQDFTLIFKAKHFDLSFAWNNVFNNKSYSYGINNTLSSSFSNQDIRGRELMLSFYYKP from the coding sequence ATGAAGAAATATATTATCTTATGTTTACTTATCCTACTTGTACAGTCAATAAGTGCACAGAGGATAGTGGAAGGTGTCGTTACTGACGTTGGAGGACACCCTGTGTCTGCAGCTATTATCAAGACTGTAGATGCAACCACAAAAAAGACATTACATTTCTGTCAGACAGATACTAAGGGGAAGTTTACCATTACAGCACAAGAAGGTAATATTCTATCTATTTCAGCAATAAGCTATAAAAAGCAGGAACTAAAGGTTACAATGGATATGCCAACACAGCATATTACATTAGAGGAAGATACGAAAACGTTATCAGAGATAACGGTGAAAGCAAAACCAATTAAGATAAAAGGCGATACGATTCAATATCTACTCACTACCTATAAAAAAGAAGGAGACCGAACATTGGCTGACGTTCTTGCACGTGTCCCTGGCTTTGATGTGAATAAAGAGAATGGCGAGATACAATACGAAGGTAAGTCTATCAGCAACTTCTATATAGAAGGTATGAATTTGATGGGAGGGAAATACGGCTTGGCAACAAAGTCACTGCCCCAAGAGGATGTAGCAACAGTAGAAGTAATGAAGCATCATCAACCTATCCGTGTGTTAGATGATTTTACTTATTCTGACGATAACGCTATCAATATCAGGATGAAACAAGGAGCTAAGGCACGCTGGATGACATCTTATAGCGGTGGCATAGGACTAAAGAGTCATGGAGGATTATGGAATTTTGAAACCTTTGCCATGCGCCTGAAGCCTTCTTTTCAGACAATTCTTACTTATAAGACAAATAATATAGGGAAGAATATAAGGAGAGAGACGGACAAACTTTTAAGTTTTGATGAGCTACAAAGTCCTTTATCAGCTATGCTCTCACTTCCTTCTCCGTCGCCTTTATTACTCAAGGGGCGTTCGCTTTTCAACCGCTCACATGCTGTTAGTTTGAATGCACTACAGCGTATAGATGAAAACTCTCAGGTAAGCGTACAGGTTACATTTGCCAATGACCGCAATGAGGCTACCTCTTTGCGCCATTCAGACTTTTATACGAATAGCGGTATAAAGACAATAGAAAACAGAAAACAGTATTTGGAGAAAAGCAATGACCTCTTTGCAAAGATAAAATACGAGAATAACGCTAAAAATCATTATCTTAAAAATGAGCTTTCTGGTGACTTTTCTTGGAACAAACAATGGCTGAATGAACAGGGGACTCATCCTCATAAGATGATGGGTAATCTTCCAATTTATACATTAAAAGATAATTTCAGTATAATGAAGAAATATGGGAAACGCCTTGTTACTCTGCAATCAAAGAATATAATGGATGTACGTCCGCAACAACTATATGTCGATTCGCTGGTGCAGTCTATTAATCAACATTACTATGAAACGAATACGGACGTAAGAGGAAGTTTTAGAATAGGTAAATTTATTCTATCAGGACAAATAGGAGTAAATGCAGGAGAACACCGCTTCACTTCTGATTTAGTGGGAGTTCCAGATAGCGTAGGGCTGCTTATGGGTAAAAGTAGTTTTACCTTTGCGAGTTTCTATGCCAATCCGAGCATTGAATATATGGTGAAGGACTTTGATTTCACATTATCTGGCGATATGTCGTACAACCATTATAAGTATAGTTTAGATAATGGTCAGTCTAAAGTTTTATTCTCCCCTAACTTCCATATCAGATGGAACGCTACAGCAACATGGACTTTCTCGGCTGATGCATCCATTAATACAATGCAGATTAATGCTGCCCAATTTTATCCAACTTTGGTACTGCAAGATTATCAATATATGAATAAAGGTCTGGCAGGCTATAATCTAAACAAAGAGAAAAGCTTAGGAATAGGAGTTGTTTATAGCGATGCTCTGAAAGGCACTTCTATACGATTACGCATAACAAAGTCGTTTGGAAACTCTCCTTATACATCAACTCAAGATTTTGTGGGCAACTATATCGTAGAATCATTGACTCCAGAAGAAACAAAATACAATAGCTGGAGTATGTTCCTAATGGGTTCACAAGGCATAGGCTTCTTAAAAGGAAAGCTAAATGTAAAGGCGTTATATAATGCCATGAATAGTTATTTGGTTCAGAATAGCCAACGAATGCCTTACGACACAAAGAACTTAAATATAACCTCTAACCTTGATATTGGTTTAATAAAGGGTGTCGATTTAAATTATAAACTTACTTATGGCTTTCATCAGATGAAGATGCCTGCTTTCGGAAAAACGTCTAATCTAAATAGTTGGAAGCATGAGGGAAGCCTTAGACTACCTCTTTGTAAGGTTTTAAGTTTGGAAACTTTGACGGAATACTATCATAACGAGGTACCACAAAAGAAGTTTAAGGATATGTTCTTTCAAGACTTCACTTTGATATTTAAAGCCAAACACTTCGACCTGAGTTTTGCTTGGAACAATGTCTTTAATAATAAAAGCTATAGCTATGGAATTAATAATACGCTTTCAAGTAGCTTTAGTAATCAAGACATTAGAGGAAGAGAACTGATGCTTAGTTTCTATTATAAACCTTGA
- a CDS encoding GLPGLI family protein, with amino-acid sequence MIMKLYSFCITFMLSLLSCFGQETHIIEPSILEISYHTKYLNSYDDYALRIGKNVSEYFSYHTLRFDSLGSNPETALAIINEKIKAARNNNKTIPTVESPNWRDYLYRNLEDGKMTTYTQVWDSYYKITEDIPTPEWVIHEDSTRNVIGFNCTMATTHFRGRDWKVWFSEEIPLPLGPWKLGGLPGLILAAHCDGFIDITASNIKREQLSPVKFYNFWEKKYKDIDRLSYLKKASDPTIYPKNTTMIPKMELE; translated from the coding sequence ATGATTATGAAATTATACTCTTTCTGTATCACATTCATGTTGTCACTGCTTAGTTGCTTTGGACAAGAGACACATATCATTGAACCGAGCATTCTCGAAATCAGTTATCACACAAAGTATCTTAACAGTTATGATGACTATGCACTTAGGATAGGGAAAAATGTAAGTGAATACTTTAGCTATCATACTTTGCGCTTCGATTCCTTAGGAAGCAACCCTGAGACAGCTTTGGCGATAATTAATGAAAAGATAAAAGCTGCTCGCAATAATAATAAGACTATTCCGACAGTAGAAAGTCCTAATTGGCGTGATTATCTTTACAGAAATCTTGAAGACGGAAAAATGACAACTTACACACAGGTCTGGGACTCTTATTATAAGATAACAGAAGACATACCCACACCGGAATGGGTTATTCACGAAGACAGTACACGAAATGTCATAGGCTTTAATTGCACGATGGCGACCACACATTTCCGTGGACGAGACTGGAAGGTGTGGTTCAGTGAGGAGATTCCTTTACCGCTCGGTCCGTGGAAATTAGGTGGACTACCCGGTTTAATCTTAGCCGCACATTGCGATGGCTTTATAGACATAACTGCAAGTAACATTAAAAGAGAACAGTTGTCACCTGTCAAGTTTTATAATTTCTGGGAGAAAAAGTATAAGGATATAGACCGGCTCTCTTATTTAAAAAAGGCTTCAGACCCTACGATCTACCCAAAGAATACAACCATGATTCCCAAAATGGAGTTAGAATAA
- a CDS encoding SH3 domain-containing protein has translation MKRYITIILLSHMWFFSMYAQHSAKDCLYDLYKVLSTCHNKDYIEIGDCNYSISSLYQGKNERIIFDAITNACIFSYGNPLDSVVEVNLGNKVLYFMVNTESPRSFKYSDINSIYDGNGLSLVDRDDYMKFPAIINDSDGFTYVREGPSKKYRVKGKILKNDIFLYTPVLDGDWYRAYSKNGSAYLGYVYRKRILPYDKCPINIKKKMEKIMFD, from the coding sequence ATGAAAAGATATATAACGATAATCCTCTTATCACACATGTGGTTCTTTTCTATGTATGCGCAGCACTCAGCTAAGGATTGTTTATATGATCTTTATAAAGTTCTTAGTACATGTCATAATAAAGATTACATTGAGATAGGAGACTGTAATTATTCTATTAGCTCCCTTTACCAAGGAAAGAATGAGCGAATAATTTTTGATGCGATAACAAATGCGTGTATATTTAGCTATGGCAACCCCCTTGACTCTGTTGTAGAAGTTAATTTAGGGAATAAAGTACTATATTTTATGGTGAATACAGAATCACCTCGTAGCTTTAAATATTCTGATATTAATTCTATATATGATGGAAATGGGCTCAGTCTTGTAGATAGAGATGATTATATGAAATTTCCAGCGATTATTAATGACTCTGACGGCTTTACTTACGTTAGAGAGGGGCCTTCTAAAAAGTATAGGGTTAAAGGTAAAATATTGAAAAATGATATTTTTTTGTATACGCCTGTTTTAGACGGAGATTGGTATAGGGCCTACTCTAAAAATGGTAGTGCATACCTTGGATATGTATATCGCAAACGGATTCTACCTTATGATAAATGTCCTATTAATATAAAAAAGAAAATGGAGAAAATTATGTTTGACTAA
- a CDS encoding SMI1/KNR4 family protein: protein MNKTYRDLIYRFQNQGIEESQSTGAILIGKAPHIAPEAWLNTLYPPLSKNDVQALEKELGMEIPIDYKKFLLDVSNGLDILVGTFCLDGLRRNYKRSTDESRQPFSIITANIRERPRNAADNHFFIGGYDWDGSYLYIDKRTSTVHYCDRDDATSLFQWETFEQMLISELKRIYSLFDERGRKIDEDLYTTPIKR from the coding sequence ATGAATAAAACATATAGGGATTTAATTTATAGATTTCAGAACCAGGGTATTGAAGAATCCCAATCCACTGGTGCAATCCTTATAGGAAAAGCGCCCCATATAGCCCCCGAGGCTTGGCTAAACACCCTGTATCCTCCGCTAAGTAAGAACGATGTCCAAGCATTGGAGAAAGAATTGGGCATGGAAATTCCCATCGATTATAAAAAATTCTTGTTAGATGTAAGCAATGGGTTAGACATATTGGTTGGAACCTTTTGTTTAGACGGGTTAAGAAGAAACTATAAAAGAAGCACTGATGAAAGCCGCCAACCGTTTTCGATTATTACGGCAAACATTCGGGAAAGACCTCGAAATGCCGCAGACAACCATTTCTTTATAGGCGGTTATGACTGGGACGGTTCTTATCTTTATATAGATAAAAGAACAAGCACCGTGCACTATTGTGATAGAGACGATGCAACCTCCCTATTCCAATGGGAAACGTTCGAGCAAATGCTTATATCAGAGTTAAAGAGGATATACTCACTGTTTGATGAGAGGGGAAGAAAAATAGATGAAGACCTTTATACCACCCCAATTAAAAGGTAA
- a CDS encoding fumarate hydratase, with the protein MAEFKYAPMFQLGKDDTEYRLVSKEGISVGEFEGKEILKVSKEALTLLAQEAFHDCEFMLRRAHNEQVAKILTDPEASENDKYVALQFLRNAETAVKGVLPFCQDTGTAIIHGEKGQQVWTGFEDEEALSRGVFNTFTEENLRYSQNAPLNMYDEVNTKCNLPAQIDIEAVEGAEYRFVMVAKGGGSANKTYFYPMTKATIQNEGTLIPFLVEKMKSLGTAACPPYHICFVIGGTSAEKNLLTVKLGSIKYYDNLPTTGDETGRAFRDIDLEKKILKEAYKIGLGAQFGGKYLAHDIRIIRLPRHGASCPIGMGVSCSADRNIKAKINKDGIWLEKMDTNPSELIPEEYRKPGEGAKGIEIDLDKGMDAVRAELTKYPVSTRVNLKGTIIVARDIAHAKLKARLDAGEELPDYIKNYPVLYAGPAKTPEGYPCGSMGPTTANRMDPYVDEFQEHGGSLVMIAKGNRTQAVTDACQKHGGFYLGTIGGVAAVLSQSSIKSIECVEYPELGMEAVWKITVEDFPAFILVDDKGHDFFKELKPWTGCSCEK; encoded by the coding sequence ATGGCAGAATTCAAGTATGCACCAATGTTCCAATTGGGCAAAGATGACACCGAGTATCGTCTGGTATCAAAGGAAGGTATCAGCGTTGGTGAGTTTGAAGGTAAAGAGATTCTGAAGGTAAGCAAAGAAGCACTTACTTTATTAGCACAGGAGGCTTTCCACGATTGTGAGTTCATGCTCCGTCGTGCACACAATGAGCAAGTTGCAAAGATTCTGACCGACCCAGAGGCATCAGAAAACGACAAGTACGTGGCACTCCAGTTCCTCCGCAATGCTGAGACAGCTGTGAAGGGTGTACTGCCTTTCTGCCAGGACACGGGTACTGCTATCATTCACGGTGAGAAGGGTCAGCAAGTATGGACTGGTTTTGAGGACGAGGAGGCACTCTCTCGTGGTGTCTTCAACACCTTTACAGAGGAGAATCTCCGCTACTCACAGAACGCTCCGCTCAATATGTACGATGAGGTGAATACCAAGTGTAACCTCCCTGCACAGATTGACATCGAGGCTGTTGAGGGCGCTGAATATCGTTTCGTAATGGTAGCAAAGGGTGGTGGCTCTGCTAATAAGACCTACTTCTACCCAATGACCAAAGCTACTATACAGAATGAGGGTACGCTCATTCCTTTCCTCGTTGAGAAAATGAAGAGCCTCGGTACTGCTGCTTGTCCTCCTTATCACATCTGTTTCGTGATTGGTGGTACTTCTGCAGAAAAGAACCTCCTCACCGTTAAGCTCGGAAGTATCAAGTATTACGACAATCTCCCTACTACTGGCGACGAGACAGGACGTGCTTTCCGCGACATCGACCTCGAGAAGAAGATTCTCAAAGAGGCTTACAAGATTGGTCTTGGTGCACAGTTTGGTGGTAAGTATCTTGCTCACGACATCCGTATCATCCGTCTGCCACGTCACGGTGCAAGCTGCCCTATCGGTATGGGAGTTAGCTGTTCTGCTGACCGTAACATCAAAGCGAAGATTAATAAGGACGGTATTTGGTTGGAGAAGATGGACACCAACCCAAGCGAGTTGATTCCAGAGGAATATCGCAAGCCGGGAGAAGGTGCGAAGGGCATAGAAATCGACCTCGACAAGGGTATGGATGCCGTTCGTGCTGAGCTGACAAAGTATCCTGTTTCAACACGTGTCAACCTCAAGGGTACCATAATCGTTGCTCGTGACATTGCTCACGCTAAGCTCAAGGCACGTTTGGATGCTGGCGAGGAATTGCCTGATTACATCAAGAATTACCCTGTTCTCTATGCAGGACCAGCCAAGACACCAGAGGGCTATCCATGTGGTTCAATGGGACCTACCACTGCCAACCGTATGGACCCATACGTTGACGAGTTCCAGGAGCATGGTGGTTCACTCGTGATGATTGCTAAGGGTAACCGTACACAGGCTGTGACAGATGCCTGCCAGAAGCATGGTGGTTTCTACCTCGGTACTATCGGTGGTGTGGCTGCCGTTCTCTCACAGAGCAGCATCAAGAGTATTGAGTGCGTAGAATATCCAGAACTCGGTATGGAAGCTGTTTGGAAGATTACCGTTGAGGACTTCCCAGCCTTCATCCTTGTTGACGATAAGGGTCATGACTTCTTCAAAGAGCTAAAGCCTTGGACGGGCTGCAGCTGCGAGAAGTAA
- a CDS encoding M16 family metallopeptidase, whose translation MKKHFLNSTLMQGLSLGLLFLFASVAAYAQRYSYESIPNDPMQTRIYTLKNGLKIYLSVNKEKPRVQTYIAVRTGSRNDPKETTGLAHYLEHLMFKGTTHFGSSNVEAERPYLDSIEARFEQYRHITDPAARKQWYHQIDSISQLAARYNIPNEYDKMMTAIGSEGTNAYTSNDVTCYVENIPSNEIDTWARVQGDRFQNMVIRGFHTELEAVYEEYNIGLSSDWRKVYAALFAKLFPTHPYGTQTTIGLGEHLKNPSITNIKNYFNKYYVPNNIAICLSGDLDPDKTVASIEKYFGDWKPSAHIDVPQFPAQPALTAPVDTTVVGKEAPMLFMGWRADASKSLQLDTLEVIAQLLSNGQAGLFDLDLSQKLKVQEVSAGIADMDEYSVFYVYGQPKSGQTLQEVRSLALSEIEKLKKGNFSDDLLPSIVNNYKRYYYTQLDNNQFRAKQYVDAFINHKDWKQEVDKLNRISKLTKAEIVKFANQFFRNDFACVYKEQGNDTTIKKVEKPTITPIPTNNDKQSDFLKEIVNTKTTPIQPQFVDYKRDLTKATTQKGLPVLYKQDKTNDLFTLCFVVPYGDEHNPMLSYAAGYLDYLGTNKLSNEQIKQQFYKLACDYNFSERNEVSYITLSGLNSNLPQALALLNNLLSNAKVDKEAYDLYVEQILKSRSDNKANQNANFAALRDYATYGEYNPTRNVPSEQVLKSMNPQELLNLLKNLKNYKLTVLYYGPSSLKEVDQLVSKTIQTPKKFAAVPAIKRYTEQTTPKNEVLIAPYDAKNIYMVQLHNQNQKWSADRAPIIALFNEYFGGGMNAIVFQELREARGLAYSASAVYASPYRLGGNENFYTYIITQNDKMMDCVTEFNKLLNNVPVRQSGFDLAKQSLMKSLASARTTKYSILTSYLAAQRLGLDTSLSEKIYNALPSLQLQDVINFEKEYIANKTFKYIILGNEKELDIKALEKIAPIKRVTTEEIFGY comes from the coding sequence ATGAAAAAACATTTCCTTAACAGTACCCTCATGCAGGGGCTAAGCTTAGGACTATTGTTCCTATTTGCATCTGTGGCAGCTTATGCGCAGCGTTACAGCTATGAGAGCATACCGAATGACCCGATGCAGACACGTATCTACACACTGAAAAACGGTCTGAAAATCTATCTTTCTGTTAACAAAGAGAAGCCACGTGTACAGACATATATCGCTGTGCGCACGGGTTCTCGCAATGATCCAAAGGAGACAACAGGTCTTGCACACTACTTAGAGCACCTTATGTTTAAGGGTACAACCCACTTTGGTTCATCTAATGTAGAGGCAGAACGCCCTTACCTCGACTCTATTGAGGCTCGTTTCGAGCAGTATCGTCATATCACTGACCCAGCTGCACGCAAGCAATGGTACCACCAGATTGACTCTATCTCACAACTTGCGGCTCGTTACAACATTCCAAACGAGTATGACAAGATGATGACAGCCATCGGTAGTGAGGGTACAAACGCTTATACTTCTAATGACGTAACTTGCTATGTAGAGAATATTCCATCTAATGAGATTGACACTTGGGCAAGAGTTCAGGGTGATCGTTTCCAGAATATGGTTATCCGTGGCTTCCATACAGAGTTGGAGGCGGTGTATGAGGAGTATAACATCGGTCTTTCAAGCGACTGGCGTAAGGTCTATGCAGCCCTCTTTGCAAAGCTCTTCCCTACCCACCCATACGGTACACAGACCACTATCGGACTTGGTGAGCACCTGAAGAATCCTTCAATCACCAACATCAAGAACTATTTTAACAAATACTACGTACCAAACAACATCGCTATCTGTCTTTCAGGCGACCTCGACCCAGACAAGACAGTAGCTTCGATTGAGAAGTATTTTGGCGATTGGAAGCCAAGTGCACACATCGACGTACCACAGTTCCCAGCTCAACCAGCCCTCACAGCACCCGTTGATACGACTGTTGTTGGTAAGGAAGCTCCTATGCTCTTCATGGGTTGGCGTGCAGACGCAAGTAAGTCTTTGCAGTTAGATACATTAGAGGTTATAGCACAACTCTTGTCTAACGGACAAGCAGGACTCTTCGACCTCGACCTCAGCCAGAAGCTGAAGGTACAGGAGGTTAGCGCAGGTATCGCAGATATGGACGAATATTCGGTATTCTATGTCTATGGACAGCCAAAGAGTGGACAGACTTTGCAGGAGGTACGCAGCCTTGCTTTGTCTGAAATTGAGAAACTCAAGAAGGGTAACTTCTCTGATGATCTCTTGCCATCTATCGTTAACAACTACAAGCGTTACTATTATACGCAGTTAGATAACAACCAGTTCCGTGCAAAGCAGTATGTGGATGCCTTCATCAACCACAAAGACTGGAAGCAGGAGGTGGATAAACTCAATCGTATTTCAAAGTTAACAAAGGCTGAGATAGTAAAGTTTGCTAATCAATTCTTCCGTAACGACTTCGCTTGTGTCTACAAGGAGCAAGGTAACGACACTACTATTAAGAAGGTTGAGAAGCCTACTATCACTCCAATCCCAACCAACAACGACAAGCAGAGTGACTTCCTCAAGGAGATTGTAAACACCAAGACAACTCCTATCCAGCCACAGTTTGTTGACTACAAGCGCGACCTTACCAAGGCAACAACACAGAAGGGTCTTCCTGTTCTCTATAAGCAGGACAAAACAAACGACCTCTTTACACTTTGCTTCGTAGTTCCTTACGGTGACGAACATAACCCAATGCTCAGCTATGCAGCTGGTTATCTTGATTACTTAGGTACTAATAAGCTCAGCAACGAGCAGATTAAGCAGCAGTTCTACAAGTTAGCTTGTGACTACAACTTCTCAGAAAGAAACGAAGTTTCATACATTACGTTAAGTGGTCTCAACTCTAACCTGCCTCAGGCACTTGCTCTGTTGAACAATTTACTCAGCAATGCAAAGGTTGACAAGGAGGCTTACGACCTCTATGTAGAGCAGATTCTAAAGTCACGCAGCGACAACAAGGCTAACCAGAACGCTAACTTCGCTGCCCTCAGAGACTATGCTACCTACGGAGAGTACAACCCTACTCGCAACGTTCCAAGCGAACAGGTGTTGAAGTCAATGAACCCACAGGAACTGCTTAACCTTTTGAAGAACTTGAAGAACTATAAGTTGACAGTGCTTTACTACGGTCCTTCAAGCCTGAAAGAGGTTGACCAGCTTGTCAGCAAGACTATCCAGACACCAAAGAAGTTCGCTGCAGTACCTGCTATCAAGCGTTATACAGAGCAGACAACACCTAAGAACGAGGTTCTCATTGCACCTTACGATGCAAAGAATATCTACATGGTTCAGCTCCACAATCAGAACCAGAAGTGGTCTGCCGACCGTGCCCCTATCATCGCCCTCTTCAATGAATACTTCGGAGGTGGTATGAATGCCATCGTCTTCCAAGAGTTACGTGAGGCACGTGGTTTGGCTTATTCAGCTTCAGCTGTCTATGCATCTCCTTATCGTTTAGGAGGTAATGAGAACTTCTACACCTACATCATCACACAGAACGATAAGATGATGGACTGTGTAACAGAGTTCAATAAGCTTCTCAACAATGTACCTGTACGCCAGAGTGGCTTTGATCTTGCAAAGCAAAGTCTCATGAAGAGCCTTGCTTCTGCTCGTACAACTAAGTACTCTATCCTCACCTCTTATCTTGCAGCACAGCGTTTAGGTCTCGACACTTCATTGAGTGAGAAGATTTACAATGCCCTTCCAAGTCTGCAACTACAGGATGTTATCAACTTCGAGAAAGAGTATATTGCCAACAAGACCTTCAAGTATATCATCCTCGGCAACGAGAAAGAGCTTGATATCAAGGCTTTGGAGAAGATTGCACCTATAAAGAGAGTGACAACAGAAGAAATCTTCGGCTATTAA
- a CDS encoding DUF4954 family protein: MQYRSLTFEEIEILESNSCWAEDWSRVEVAEDGFQAKFFHRVMFYGDVQLGSVQKEVEITKGFVKHSGINDATLRNVTVGNDCLIEKVGNYINNYTIGDDCLISNISVMETTEGATYGEGNLISVLNEVGDGNVIFFHDLNSQFAAFMVKHFNDKDLKNAIRRLIKEEIARTNPERGTIGNKVKIVNTKEITNTVIQDDCEISGASRLSDCTILSSEHASVYIGTGVICENSIISDGSSIVNSVKMQDCFVGEACQISNGFTASQSVFFANSFMSNGEACAAFCGPFCASHHKSSLLIGGMFSFYNAGSGTNFSNHAYKMGPMHWGILERGTKTASGSYLLMPATIGTFSVCFGKLMHHPNTTALPFSYLIAEADKMYLVPGRNITTVGLYRDIRKWPKRDMRPQQTQKSIVNFDWLSPYSVGEILQGKKILENLRQASGDNVSSYNYHEYVINATSLRKGIKYYDIALRIYMGAVLKRAHKWGFFGKPQTEVGLGRWDDLSGLLLPVSEERRLIEDIKSGSLETIEEVVNRFREINDNYRIYQWAWTYRMILEYYGINEISPEDDARIKQDYIEARRAWIAEIKKDAEKEFEMGDVDREVFESFVNSLDHEVDFEN; encoded by the coding sequence ATGCAATATCGTTCCCTTACCTTTGAAGAGATTGAGATACTCGAGAGCAATAGCTGCTGGGCAGAAGATTGGAGTCGAGTAGAGGTTGCGGAGGACGGATTTCAAGCGAAATTCTTCCACCGTGTCATGTTCTATGGTGACGTACAGTTGGGAAGTGTCCAGAAAGAAGTCGAGATAACAAAGGGCTTCGTCAAGCATTCTGGTATCAATGATGCAACCCTACGTAATGTGACCGTTGGTAACGACTGCCTGATAGAGAAGGTAGGGAATTATATTAATAACTATACCATCGGTGACGACTGCCTCATCTCTAACATCTCTGTCATGGAGACTACGGAGGGTGCTACATACGGGGAAGGTAATCTGATATCTGTCCTTAACGAGGTAGGTGATGGAAACGTGATCTTCTTCCACGACCTTAATAGCCAGTTTGCAGCCTTTATGGTGAAGCATTTCAACGACAAAGACCTCAAGAATGCTATCCGAAGACTAATTAAAGAGGAGATTGCCCGCACAAATCCTGAACGTGGAACGATTGGCAATAAAGTGAAGATTGTCAATACAAAGGAGATTACCAACACCGTCATTCAGGACGATTGCGAGATTTCTGGTGCAAGTCGATTGAGCGATTGTACCATTCTCAGCTCTGAACATGCCAGTGTCTACATTGGCACAGGTGTCATCTGCGAGAATTCTATCATATCAGATGGCTCCAGCATTGTGAACAGTGTGAAGATGCAAGACTGCTTCGTGGGTGAAGCCTGTCAGATAAGCAATGGCTTTACAGCCTCACAGAGTGTCTTCTTCGCCAATTCCTTTATGTCAAACGGTGAGGCGTGCGCTGCCTTCTGCGGTCCGTTCTGTGCCTCACATCATAAGAGTTCGCTGCTAATCGGTGGTATGTTCTCTTTCTATAACGCAGGTTCTGGCACTAACTTCTCTAACCATGCCTATAAGATGGGACCAATGCACTGGGGTATCTTAGAGCGTGGAACGAAGACAGCCAGCGGTAGTTATCTGCTCATGCCAGCAACGATCGGTACGTTCTCCGTATGTTTCGGTAAGCTGATGCACCACCCGAATACGACTGCCCTACCCTTCTCTTACCTCATTGCAGAGGCCGACAAGATGTATCTCGTGCCGGGTCGTAACATTACAACGGTTGGTCTTTATCGTGATATACGCAAGTGGCCAAAGCGTGATATGCGTCCACAGCAGACGCAGAAGAGTATTGTCAACTTCGATTGGCTATCACCTTACTCTGTTGGAGAGATTCTACAGGGAAAGAAGATACTTGAGAATCTGCGACAGGCAAGTGGCGACAATGTTTCGTCCTATAACTATCATGAATACGTTATCAATGCTACCAGTCTGCGAAAAGGTATCAAATACTATGACATTGCATTGCGTATCTATATGGGTGCCGTACTGAAACGTGCGCACAAATGGGGTTTCTTCGGTAAGCCACAGACCGAAGTAGGACTCGGACGATGGGACGATCTCTCTGGTCTTCTACTCCCTGTATCAGAAGAGCGACGCCTCATAGAGGATATCAAGAGCGGTAGTCTTGAAACGATAGAAGAGGTGGTTAACCGCTTCCGAGAGATTAATGACAATTATCGTATCTATCAATGGGCATGGACCTATCGCATGATTCTGGAATACTACGGCATTAATGAGATTTCTCCCGAGGACGATGCACGCATCAAACAGGATTATATCGAGGCACGGCGTGCATGGATTGCAGAGATTAAAAAGGATGCCGAGAAGGAGTTTGAGATGGGCGATGTAGACAGAGAGGTCTTTGAATCGTTCGTTAATAGCCTTGATCATGAGGTTGATTTTGAGAATTAA